Proteins encoded together in one Benincasa hispida cultivar B227 chromosome 1, ASM972705v1, whole genome shotgun sequence window:
- the LOC120070296 gene encoding uncharacterized protein LOC120070296, which translates to MDRETQLKIEETVIDVLKKSNMEETTEFKVRGQVEERLGIDLSNREYKLLVRNVVESFLLSMSEKVCMGKEDEPGPSVRYENKPMDQEIAPKEFNDDGDLVICRLSNNRSVTIHKFRGANMVSIRQFFEKDGKQLPTLKGISMSTEQWSAFKSNIPAIEDAILQMKTKKRSEHDADKIGAVSELTNRVTPPNFPNETIRFDGKNYNLWASQMESLLQHLKIAYVLSEQCPTPVLGPESSSGNPAQTKAAEQKWMSDDRMCCRNILNSLSDRLFNEYATKTMSASELWNELKLLYFLEEFGTKRSQVKKYLEFRMVEEKSILEQVEKLNNIADSIVSAGTLIDEDFHVSAIISKLPLSWHSVWVNLMHEQYLSLAKLIDRLRIEEQLRTQKNSHLSGVSSAPSLCGQHHIANHLSKMEDPKLSSLPLRKREWQNDVKTLLCLNCGKEGHTSPNCPSRKT; encoded by the exons ATGGACCGCGAGACACAACTGAAAATCGAGGAAACCGTGATTGATGTATTGAAGAAATCGAACATGGAAGAGACGACGGAGTTTAAAGTTCGAGGCCAGGTTGAAGAACGACTTGGAATCGATCTTTCAAATAGAGAATACAAGTTGCTGGTGAGGAACGTGGTCGAGAGCTTTTTACTTTCAATGTCGGAGAAGGTCTGTATGGGGAAAGAGGATGAACCAGGGCCTAGTGTTCGTTACGAGAATAAACCGATGGATCAAGAGATAGCCCCCAAGGAGTTTAACGATGATGGCGACCTTGTGATTTGCCGG CTTTCTAATAACAGGAGTGTGACAATTCATAAATTTAGAGGGGCAAATATGGTATCAATTAGGcagttttttgaaaaagatgGGAAGCAGCTTCCTACTCTTAAAG GAATCAGCATGTCAACTGAGCAATGGTCAGCCTTTAAGAGTAATATTCCTGCTATAGAGGACGCCATTTTGCagatgaaaacaaaaaaaag ATCTGAACATGATGCTGATAAAATTGGTGCTGTCTCAGAACTGACGAATAGGGTAACTCCtccaaattttccaaatgaaaccaTTCGATTTGATGGAAAAAACTACAATTTATGGGCAAGTCAGATGGAGTCTTTGCTGCAGCACTTAAAGATTGCTTATGTACTTTCTGAACAATGTCCTACTCCCGTACTTGGGCCAGAATCAAGCTCTGGAAATCCTGCTCAAACCAAGGCTGCTGAACAGAAATGGATGAGTGATGACCGCATGTGTTGCCGCAACATTCTGAACTCCCTCTCCGATAGGCTTTTTAATGAATACGCAACAAAAACGATGAGTGCCAGTGAACTTTGGAATGAGTTAAAATTGCTATATTTTTTGGAGGAGTTTGGCACCAAGAGATCTCAAGTCAAAAAGTATCTAGAATTCAGGATGGTTGAGGAGAAGTCAATATTAGAACAAGTGGAAAAACTTAATAACATTGCTGATTCCATTGTTTCTGCTGGAACGCTTATTGATGAGGATTTTCATGTTAGTGCTATTATTTCAAAGCTCCCACTTTCTTGGCATAGTGTGTGGGTAAACTTAATGCATGAGCAGTATCTTTCCCTCGCGAAGTTGATAGATCGATTAAGAATCGAAGAACAATTACGTACACAAAAAAACTCACATCTCTCAGGAGTGTCGTCGGCTCCTAGTCTGTGTGGCCAACATCATATTGCAAATCACCTGTCGAAGATGGAAGATCCGAAGCTCTCAAGCCTACCACTGAGGAAAAGGGAATGGCAAAACGATGTCAAAACCTTACTCTGCTTGAATTGCGGCAAGGAAGGGCACACATCTCCGAATTGTCCAAGTAGGAAAACATAG